A window of Desulfovibrio sp. UIB00 genomic DNA:
ATAGAAACGGAGTCGAATTTTCCACGGAAGAAGAATTTTCTGAAGGTGCAAGCATAAGCGTTGTCCAGCATATGAGACAAAGTGTTTTTACTAATGAAGAAGCTATTAGTCGCGCTGAATCTCGTATTGGTGAAGATTCATATAATGTTTTTTTTGATAATTGTGAGCATTTTGTAATGTGGTGCAAGTTTGGTGTTGAAGAAAGCAAGCAGGTTAGAGCGGCCAGTGCAATGGCTTTTCATGCGATGAGTGCTGCTTGGAGAGAGTATCAGGCAGGGAAAATTCCAGAGTCAGTATTAAAGTTTTTTGTTCAAAATCCAGGTGCGGTACAGCGGCTTATTACGCTGAACAGCACGACAAACGCAGTATCTGGGGCGCTGTTGTCGGCGCTCACTTCTCTTGGGTTTACGGCTGAAGCTACAACCGGAGGAGTGCTGACCTCGGGAGTGGTTGGAGGCGCCATTGGTACAGCTGCAAGCGTTGCCGCAACATCATCGGCAACATCCACCGCTGTGGGGTTAAGTGCAGGACTTGCAGTCGGAAGTGCTGCTGCTGTTGGAACATCTGTTGTAGCGGGGACATCCGTCGTAGCGGGCGTTACTGCAGTAGGTGCAGCAAGCGTGGCAAGTGTCGTTGTGGCCCCAATTGCTGTAGCCGCTGGAGTTGGCTACTGTGCGAAAAAGCTTTTTGATTTGCTCACAGACTAACTATGTGATTTTTTGTGTGCTCTGCTGGTGTGTATTGCTATGGTCTGCGCGGGCAGGGGCTGTGGTCCCTTTTGAGCTAAACAAGGTTTCTTTTGGTGTTCGTAACCTAAGACCGCGCAGAAATGGGCGGTCTTTTTATTGTGGTTTAGCCAGTTGAGCGCACTTGTGCGCGAAGCAGAGAATCGCCCGCTATGTGGGTGGAAATAAAGTGTTATACACAAAAAAACACCCTTCCTGTACGATGAAGTTGTTCAAGCCCATCGTAACATTTAAAGGAGGGTGTTTTTATTATGGGAACCAAGGCCCAAAGCTTAGCTCACACAAAGTGGCTGTGCACGTATCATATCGTGCTCACGCCTGTATCGTCGGAAAATAATATTTGTTCAGTTGCGCGATAGTATAAAAGAAAATTTTGCAGAGTCTTTGTAAGTACAAAGGAGTAGATATTCTGGAAGGTCGCTTAATGCCATCTCGGGCAAAGGTGGCGGCCTGAACGTGTATGCCCCATCTTTGAGGTAGGGCTGCCCAAAGTGGAGATTTGCAGATTTTTTAAATTCCAAACTGTTAGATATCAATTTAAATTTATCGCGAATTATCACCAGGGTCGAAAAAAATGCAGTAACTCAATGGTGTGCTAGTATTCGATAATTTGTACAGCCTTTTGTGTGTTAACTGATGCTTTTGTGATAAATAATGTAAAATTGCCTTTTTTATATAAAAGGTGTCTATGAAGTTCACGAATCGTAATGCTTAACTGTTTATTTATATGAATCTCATCATGATATTTTATGAGAAAAATTTTTATGACCAGCATAAATATTTATTAAAATCCTCCGATCTATTATTGATGGAATATGCATGGTTCAAAGCTTCTGAATATATGTTTTAATGAGCATGACGGAGGGAATGTTATGGGAAAAATTTCTACAATGCAGAAACTTTTTGGTTTGTGTTTGCTGCTCTCGCTATTCCCAGTTGCAATAGGTGGATACGCGGTAAGAAGTTTGCAAAAACTTACGTTTGATTTAAACACGCTATATAATGTGCATATGAAAGGGTTAGATCAAACACGTGCGTTAAATATAACTGTTTTGCGTATTGTGCGAGATGAGAAGAATCTAATCATAAGCGACGATGAACAAGAGATAGAAAAGTATTTGCAAATTTTGAATAACGAATACAAAGAGTACAACAGTATTCTACAGGATTTGCCAAACTATTTCGTTACAACACGTGGCTATGAACTGCTTGCAAGCATTAATGCTGCTGCGAAAGAGTGGCGCGCTGCCCATGATCGGGTGGTTGAGCTGGGAAGGAATGTTGACCCGGCCGCCAATAAAGAAGCGCAAAAGCTTTCGTCTACCCTCGGCAATGACAAACAACGCGCTCTTGCCCAAACAATCCAGACAATTGTTGACTCCAAAATCAATACTGCCAAACGGCTTAATGATTCCAGTGCGGCCATGTACCAGCAGGCGTTTTGGATTACAGTGGCAGGCATTGCCATGTCGGTGCTTGTAGGGCTGTGCGCAGGGTATTTTCTCGCACGAAATATGCTGCGTCAGCTTGGCGACGAGCCTGCTTCCCTTTCTGATCTTGCACTTGATATTGCCGGTGGAAACTTGAACGCGGAGTTTAATCCCCGCCGGTCAGAGATTGGCGTGTTTGGGGCCATGAAGCAGATGGTTGCCACACTGAAGTCAAAGATTGCCGAAGCCGATCAAAAGAGCCTCGAGGCCAAGGAAGAGTCAGAGCGAGCCCAAAAAGCGACGGTAGAAGCTGAAGAAGCCAGAAAGCAAGCTGAACGCGCCAAGGCCGAGGGCATGCTTCAGGCTGCGCAGCAGCTTGAGGGGGTTGTCCAGGTCGTATCCTCTGCTTCAGAAGAACTTTCCACGCAAATTGAACAATCCAGTCGTGGGGCAGATGAACAGTCTAGCCGTGTGCGCGAAACCGCAACCGCCATGGAAGAAATGAACGCCACAGTTCTGGAAGTTGCACGCAATGCCCAACAGGCTGCTGACATTTCTCATCAGGCGCGGCAGCAGGCCCAGGAAGGCTCTAAAATTGTCACTGATGCCGTTAAAAGTATTGAATCTGTTCACTCCCAATCCATTGCCATTAAGGAAGACATGGATGCTTTGGGTAAGCAGGCCGAAGGTATCGGGCAGATTATGGGTGTGATTGCCGATATTGCTGATCAAACAAACCTGCTGGCTCTGAACGCCGCCATCGAAGCCGCTCGTGCAGGTGATGCCGGGCGTGGATTTGCTGTGGTTGCCGATGAAGTGCGCAAGCTTGCTGAAAAGACCATGACCGCTACCCAAGAGGTGGGGCAGGCCATCACAGGTATTCAGGAAGGTACGCGCAAGAATATCCACAACGTGGAGGTGACTGGTGTGTCCATTGAAGAAGCCGCAAGGCTTTCAGTCACGTCTGGTGAATCGCTCAAGCAGATTCTGAAATTTGTCAACATGGTCAACGACCAGGTTCAGTCCATTGCAACGGCTAGTGAGCAGCAATCCGCAGCAAGCGAAGAGATCAATCATTCTGTGGAACAGGTAGCAACCATTTCGTCTGAAACTGCTCAGGCAATGGATCAGGCATCAAGGGCTGTGGCTGACCTTGCGCAGCAGTCCCAAGCATTACAGCGCCTCATAGTTGAAATGAAGAAGGGATAACCCCCCTCAGCCCGTGTATTCAAAAGGCCGCTCAGGAATATGGGCGGTCTTTTTGTTTGATGATCTGGCTCTATGTGGACTTTACGTCACCCGAAGAGGCTCAGTTGCCTGTGGGCCTGCTTTTCTTCAAGAGTTTTCATATATTGAAAAATCGGCTCAGGCTCATGCATGATGCCATGCTGCAAACAGTAATGGCGGGAAAAGTCCATCAGGTATTTGTTGTTTGGACTGCTCAGTATGTATTGCGTGCCATAGGCCCGGATGTATTTTTCCTTCATTCCGGGAAAGTGCCGATCAAGCTGGCTATAGAAGTATTGCCGGTTCCCCTGGCGAAGCGTCATTCCCATGCCAAAATTAATGATGCCGCGCACATTTGCCTCGGCGCAGTACTCCAGAATCCCCGCGATATTTTCTTTTGTATCATTGATGAAGGGGAGTATGGGGCAAAGCCATACCACAGTCGGTATCCCTGCATCGCGCAAGCGAAGCAGCACGTTAAAGCGCTCCTTTGTGGTGCTTACGTTCGGTTCCAGCTTTTTGCACAAATCTTCATTGTGTGTGGTCAGGGTTATCTGAACAACGCATTTGGTCTTTTCATGAATTTTTTGCAACAGGTCGAGATCGCGCAGTATCCGATCTGACTTTGTGATCACGGTAAAGCCAAAGCCATGCTCATGTATCAGCGACAAGGCCTTTCTGACATTTCCGATTTCCATTTCTGCCGGAATGTATGGATCTGTCATGGAGCCTGTGCCAATCATGCACTTTTTGCGTTTGCGCTGAAGTGCGTTATCAAGCAGCTCTATGGCGTTTTCCTTTACTTCTATATCTTCAAACTCATGCTCCATGCCATAGCAAGCGCTGCGCGAATCGCAGTAAATACATCCATGCGAACATCCGCGATAGATATTCATGCCGTTTTTAGCGGATAAAATTTCCTTTGCTTTCACAAAATGCATCTGTTTGTTCCCGTCTGACTGCTGTGCAACGCAGCTGTTATTGTCTTGACGCGTCGCGCAGTTCTTACCATATGCGCCAGCTATCCCATCTGTCGGTTTTTTCTTCGCTGGTGTGGCGGGCGAGTGCCGCAGAGTTCGTCTTTTGGGCTCATCTACTGGCCCGCAGGCCCGTTGCTGAAGGATTTGACAAGCGGTTTTTCATTGCTGTCGCGTACCGTTGCTGGTGGGTTCTGTCTGTCCACTGGAGTCAGACGAAAAAGTTGTCCTCGCGAGGTGGTCTCGGCATACCCCTGAAAAACCGTGCCCGCGCGTTGCGCATTGCCTTTTAAGTCAAGGGCGAGGCTGGTTTCTTGATTGGTGAGAGTGTAAAATTCTTCCTTTGCAATGACCTTCCAACGCTGATTTCTGCCGCCGTGCCAAGGGAATATGATGATAGGAACGCCATTGTATTTTTTGCTTTCAGATGAATCCAACACCATTGCCAGCCTGGGTGCAATAATTTTGTAGAAGTCGTTGCCAAGGTGCTCAAAGCGCCATATGCCCGCCTGTTCGTTCTGTCCAAGTGTAACCCGCTCCCTCACTGTCATACCGCTGGAAACTACTGCCAGATTGCTGTCTGCCATCTGAACAAGGTAGTCGCCATCCGCAATTATAGCGGCAAGGGCGGTTTGCGGAAAAATAAGGCACAAGGTCAGCAGAATAATCAGCCTGGAGTATGCGGCCATGCCTGAAGCCTTTTTTATGGCTTTCTGCGTGTTCTTCATAGGGTCTCATTACTGGGCAAGGTGCCGTTGTGTGTGGCTGCCTTTAACAAGGAAGAGGGCAAATAGGCAGATCATATAATAACCAGCATTGGATGCTGTAAATATCTATTGGTTTTTTAACTCAGTTTTAATTGGCGGGTCTAGATGTTTGTTTAGATGCCACCACGTTCTACTGCTTTGTAAATAGCTATACGCACGCTTTCGGTGATGCCGTAAGTAAGCTATCGTAACAATTTTGTTCTAATTGAAAAAATAACTTATTCTTTACTGCATGTTGTTGCTGAAAAATATTTGTCAATTTTTTCTTGAGGTAGTTTATTCAAGGCAAAATTTTTATAGTAACTATGGGAGAATTGTATGAGTTCATATAATACAGGGTAATTGAATAAGGATGGTGTGCAAGTGTTGTGTTTGCAAACATGGCTGCAGTGAATGCTTGGAAATTTTTTTTTGGATAGCCGATACTTTCAGATTAGTTATATTGCAAAAAGAATTGGGTTTATAATCAATAAAACTTTTTTATTAATTTATCATTTTTTATTAAAAAAGATAATCATTTTAAAATGCATTTTTATATAAGATATATTTTTTAAAAAATCTCCCTAAACGTATATTAATGGTTGCCGAATATATAGTGATGTCGATTTTTGTGGAGGCAGGCGAATGGCTTAGTTTTTATGATCCACGCATAACAAGGAAGGAACGAACATGTCTAAAATTTCAACTATGCAAAAATTGTTTGGGTTAAGTTTGTTGCTTTCAATATTTACCGTTCTCGTAGGGGCCTTTGGTGTAATGGAGTTAAGCAATATATCTGATGATGTAGATGAGCTGTATTCTGTTCATATGCGAGGGCTTGATATCGCGCGATCAATAAACATCAGCGTGCTGCGCATTGTCCGTGATGAAAAAAATCTTATCATAAGCAAAACTGCAGAGGAAAGCCAAAAACAGATTAAATCCCTTGCAGATGAATACGCAGTTCTAGATAGTTACCTTAAAGAAATACAAAAATATTTTATTTCAGCAGAGGGGCAAAAGCTCCTTTCAAAAATGTCTGGCGTGATAAAAGAGTGGCAGAATATTCACAATAAAACAGTTGAATTAGGAAAATCCACAGACCCGGCCATGAAGGCCAGGGCGCAAGAAATATCATCAACCACTGGCAGAGAAAAAACGCAGAATCTTGCAGCAATAATTCAAGATGTTGTTGATACAAAGATTGATTATGCCCAGAAGGTCAGCCTGCAAAGCAAGGCGGATTACATACTCGCCAGAAATATTACGGTGGGGGGAGTTGTGCTGTCCTTGCTGTTGGGGCTTGGGCTGGGATACATGCTTGCCCGCAATATGCTGCGCCAGCTGGGCGATGAGCCCGCATCACTTGCCGATCTTGCCCTTCGCATTGCTGGCGGCGACCTGAACGCCCAGTTTAATCCCCACCGGGGTGAAATAGGCGTTTTTGGCGCTATGAAGCAAATGGTTGCGACCCTCAAGGGGAAAATAGCCGAGGCCGATCAAAAAAGTCAGGAAGCCAGGGAAGAATCTGAACGCGCCCAGCAGGCCACCCTGGAAGCGGAAGCCGCGCGAAAGCAGGCGGAACGAGCCAAGGCTGAGGGCATGTTGCAGGCGGCCCGGCAGCTTGAGGGCGTTGTTGAAATAGTTACCTCCGCATCAGAGGAGTTGTCCGCCCAGATTGAACAGTCCAGCCGTGGCGCGGACGAACAGTCGAGCCGTGTTCGCGAAACAGCTACGGCTATGGAAGAAATGAACGCCACCGTGCTTGAAGTGGCAAAAAATGCGCAGCAGGCGGCGGACGTTTCCAGTCAGGCACAGAAGCAGGCTCTTGAAGGCGCAAAAATCGTCAGTGATGCCGTCAAGAGCATTGAATCGGTGCATAACCAATCGCTTTCCATCATGGACGATATGAACGCTCTGGGCCAGCAGGCAGAAGGTATCGGCCAGATCATGAGCGTTATAGCCGATATTGCCGACCAGACAAACCTTCTGGCGCTCAACGCCGCCATTGAAGCGGCTCGTGCCGGTGATGCCGGGCGCGGATTTGCCGTGGTTGCCGACGAAGTGCGCAAGCTTGCAGAAAAAACCATGTCCGCGACCCAGGAAGTGGGGCAGGCCATCAGCGGTATTCAGGAAGGCACAAAAAAGAATATTGATAATGTGGATAAGTCTGCAGAATCCATCGAAGAAGCCACACAACTTTCAATCCGTTCCGGTGACTCGCTGAAGCAGATTCTGGAGCACGTGCATATGGTCAACGATCAGGTGCAGTCCATAGCCACGGCCAGCGAACAGCAGTCGGCAGCCAGCGAGGAAATCAATCATTCGGTAGAACAGGTTGCCACAATCTCGTCAGAAACTGCGCAGGCCATGGAGCAGGCGGCAAAGGCCGTGGCGGATTTGGCGGAGCAGTCGCAGGTACTTCAGGGGCTTATCCGCGACATGAAAAGTCAGGGGTAGTGAGATATTCTGGCAGAAGGCCGCTCAGCTTGCGCGGTCTTCTGCCCCGGCACGGGATATGGGGTGCTACATCATTTCATTGAGGCCTTGCAGATGGATTTTTGATCCAGCCACAAGCAGCACATCGCCCGCCTGAACTACCGTGTCAGCCCTGGTTTTTTGCAAAATGGGGCTGCCCTGGCCTTTTATGGCGAGGATGATAACATCATGCGATCTGGTCAGGGCGGCTTCCGCCAAGCTTTTGCCCACAAGGGGCGATGTGTCCGAAACCAGAAATTCATCGAGCAGCACTTCATCGTTGGTGTTGCTGCGGTGCATGAAGGATTCCACCAGGGGCCGCTGGATGGCCTGGGCGATGGACTGTCCGCCGATCATGTGCGGCAGTATGACGCGGTTGGCCCCTGCGGTTTTGAGCTTGCTGATGTGGCGGTTGTCGCTGGCGCGTGAAACAATGTAGAGATCGGGGTTCATGGCCCGGGCAGAGAGCACCACGTACACGTTGGCGGGGTCGTTGGACATGGAAGCCACAAGAGCCTTTGCCCTGTCGAGCCCAACACGCATCATCACGCTGTCTGATGTTGCATCGCCAAGCACAAGAAAATAGCCCGCGCTCTCGATTTCTTCTGCCTTTTTGTCATCGGTTTCAACCACAACCACGTCAACGCCGTCCGCTGCCAGTTCAGCGGCCACTACCCGGCCCACCAAACCGAAACCGCACAAAACGCAATGGCCCGAAAGTGCCGCAATTGCCTTGTCCACTCTGCGCCTCCGCATCATT
This region includes:
- a CDS encoding lecithin retinol acyltransferase family protein, whose amino-acid sequence is MSFSAGDHLRIQCVGYTHHGLYVGNGMVIHKNRNGVEFSTEEEFSEGASISVVQHMRQSVFTNEEAISRAESRIGEDSYNVFFDNCEHFVMWCKFGVEESKQVRAASAMAFHAMSAAWREYQAGKIPESVLKFFVQNPGAVQRLITLNSTTNAVSGALLSALTSLGFTAEATTGGVLTSGVVGGAIGTAASVAATSSATSTAVGLSAGLAVGSAAAVGTSVVAGTSVVAGVTAVGAASVASVVVAPIAVAAGVGYCAKKLFDLLTD
- a CDS encoding methyl-accepting chemotaxis protein, with the protein product MGKISTMQKLFGLCLLLSLFPVAIGGYAVRSLQKLTFDLNTLYNVHMKGLDQTRALNITVLRIVRDEKNLIISDDEQEIEKYLQILNNEYKEYNSILQDLPNYFVTTRGYELLASINAAAKEWRAAHDRVVELGRNVDPAANKEAQKLSSTLGNDKQRALAQTIQTIVDSKINTAKRLNDSSAAMYQQAFWITVAGIAMSVLVGLCAGYFLARNMLRQLGDEPASLSDLALDIAGGNLNAEFNPRRSEIGVFGAMKQMVATLKSKIAEADQKSLEAKEESERAQKATVEAEEARKQAERAKAEGMLQAAQQLEGVVQVVSSASEELSTQIEQSSRGADEQSSRVRETATAMEEMNATVLEVARNAQQAADISHQARQQAQEGSKIVTDAVKSIESVHSQSIAIKEDMDALGKQAEGIGQIMGVIADIADQTNLLALNAAIEAARAGDAGRGFAVVADEVRKLAEKTMTATQEVGQAITGIQEGTRKNIHNVEVTGVSIEEAARLSVTSGESLKQILKFVNMVNDQVQSIATASEQQSAASEEINHSVEQVATISSETAQAMDQASRAVADLAQQSQALQRLIVEMKKG
- a CDS encoding radical SAM protein, producing MHFVKAKEILSAKNGMNIYRGCSHGCIYCDSRSACYGMEHEFEDIEVKENAIELLDNALQRKRKKCMIGTGSMTDPYIPAEMEIGNVRKALSLIHEHGFGFTVITKSDRILRDLDLLQKIHEKTKCVVQITLTTHNEDLCKKLEPNVSTTKERFNVLLRLRDAGIPTVVWLCPILPFINDTKENIAGILEYCAEANVRGIINFGMGMTLRQGNRQYFYSQLDRHFPGMKEKYIRAYGTQYILSSPNNKYLMDFSRHYCLQHGIMHEPEPIFQYMKTLEEKQAHRQLSLFG
- a CDS encoding RICIN domain-containing protein, with protein sequence MKNTQKAIKKASGMAAYSRLIILLTLCLIFPQTALAAIIADGDYLVQMADSNLAVVSSGMTVRERVTLGQNEQAGIWRFEHLGNDFYKIIAPRLAMVLDSSESKKYNGVPIIIFPWHGGRNQRWKVIAKEEFYTLTNQETSLALDLKGNAQRAGTVFQGYAETTSRGQLFRLTPVDRQNPPATVRDSNEKPLVKSFSNGPAGQ
- a CDS encoding methyl-accepting chemotaxis protein; translation: MQKLFGLSLLLSIFTVLVGAFGVMELSNISDDVDELYSVHMRGLDIARSINISVLRIVRDEKNLIISKTAEESQKQIKSLADEYAVLDSYLKEIQKYFISAEGQKLLSKMSGVIKEWQNIHNKTVELGKSTDPAMKARAQEISSTTGREKTQNLAAIIQDVVDTKIDYAQKVSLQSKADYILARNITVGGVVLSLLLGLGLGYMLARNMLRQLGDEPASLADLALRIAGGDLNAQFNPHRGEIGVFGAMKQMVATLKGKIAEADQKSQEAREESERAQQATLEAEAARKQAERAKAEGMLQAARQLEGVVEIVTSASEELSAQIEQSSRGADEQSSRVRETATAMEEMNATVLEVAKNAQQAADVSSQAQKQALEGAKIVSDAVKSIESVHNQSLSIMDDMNALGQQAEGIGQIMSVIADIADQTNLLALNAAIEAARAGDAGRGFAVVADEVRKLAEKTMSATQEVGQAISGIQEGTKKNIDNVDKSAESIEEATQLSIRSGDSLKQILEHVHMVNDQVQSIATASEQQSAASEEINHSVEQVATISSETAQAMEQAAKAVADLAEQSQVLQGLIRDMKSQG
- a CDS encoding TrkA family potassium uptake protein — protein: MDKAIAALSGHCVLCGFGLVGRVVAAELAADGVDVVVVETDDKKAEEIESAGYFLVLGDATSDSVMMRVGLDRAKALVASMSNDPANVYVVLSARAMNPDLYIVSRASDNRHISKLKTAGANRVILPHMIGGQSIAQAIQRPLVESFMHRSNTNDEVLLDEFLVSDTSPLVGKSLAEAALTRSHDVIILAIKGQGSPILQKTRADTVVQAGDVLLVAGSKIHLQGLNEMM